The following is a genomic window from Triticum urartu cultivar G1812 unplaced genomic scaffold, Tu2.1 TuUngrouped_contig_10157, whole genome shotgun sequence.
GCTTCAGTCCTCAGTTGGACTCGCAAGTGGATTCTGCCATCTATAAGATAGATGCTCCCATCACTAACTAGCTGCGACCACGGGCACAAGAGCAGATCCACCAATCCAAATGTGTTGCCACTTGCAAAAGTCTGATTAAATGTGAACTTATGGACGAAATCTCCGGAAGGCCTTTGCCTCACAGCAAAGGAAAGATTTAGATTAACTGGTGGTTGGCTCGTATGATTAGTACCAACAAATAAACCAAGTGTTGTGGGCACATTGGAAGCTGGATCCATCCTACAAACGACCTTCAGAAAGAACCTATATCCAGCAAAGGTGAACAGCTCTGAATTGATGTAGCTTGTATTCCCTGGTGTACTCATTCGAGAGCAGTCATCCAAATTCAAGTCCATGTAGGCTACAGCTTCAGCATATGGATGAAGAACTGAAACATTCACTGGTTTGGTCAGATAGACCCTAGGCTCATAATTCCACTGGCGAACTCGGCGGCATGAATTGTTAATCTTGAACAGCAATGCATTGACAATCATGGTCATCACTTGCGCTTTGTCAGCCATTAGAGGGCAACCAGCAAACTGCATTAGCCCTTCAAGTGACATATGCATGAAC
Proteins encoded in this region:
- the LOC125526453 gene encoding BTB/POZ domain-containing protein POB1-like, giving the protein MSSDLVVPSEYYVYSFLLKWVSENYPDLSHRTVVFRKVLLHLVRFMHMSLEGLMQFAGCPLMADKAQVMTMIVNALLFKINNSCRRVRQWNYEPRVYLTKPVNVSVLHPYAEAVAYMDLNLDDCSRMSTPGNTSYINSELFTFAGYRFFLKVVCRMDPASNVPTTLGLFVGTNHTSQPPVNLNLSFAVRQRPSGDFVHKFTFNQTFASGNTFGLVDLLLCPWSQLVSDGSIYLIDGRIHLRVQLRTEAG